A window of the Psilocybe cubensis strain MGC-MH-2018 chromosome Unknown contig4, whole genome shotgun sequence genome harbors these coding sequences:
- a CDS encoding Ubiquitin-conjugating enzyme E2 2, translated as MSTNCKKRLIRDFKRLSSDPPGGISGSPLPDNIMLWNAVIFGPGDTPFEDGTFKLLLTFDESYPNKPPTVKFLSRMFHPNVYANSELCLDILQNRWSPTYDVAAILTSIQSLLHDPNPNSPANAEAAQLYRENMKEYVRRVKVTVEESWLDPEEGGLGENEGEQAGEGGEPMEGQHAGGAASQRV; from the exons ATGTCGACGAACTGCAAGAAACGGCTCATCCGGGACTTCAAGCGCCTCTCGTCCGACCCGCCAGGCGGGATCTCGGGCAGTCCGCTCCCCGACAATATTATGCTCTGGAACGCTGTCATCTTCGGGCCAG GCGACACCCCCTTCGAAGACGGCACATTCAAGCTCCTCCTCACATTCGACGAGTCCTACCCCAACAAACCGCCCACCGTCAAATTCCTCTCGCGGATGTTCCACCCCAACGTCTACGCGAACAGCGAGCTCTGCCTCGACATCCTGCAAAACCGGTGGTCGCCCACATACGACGTCGCGGCGATATTGACGAGTATACAGAGCTTGCTGCATGATCCGAACCCGAATAGCCCGGCGAATGCGGAGGCGGCGCAGTTGTATAGGGAAAATATGAAGGAGTATGTGAGGAGGGTCAAGGTGACGGTTGAGGAGAGTTGGTTGGAtccggaggagggggggttgggggagaatgagggagagcaggcgggggagggaggggagccgATGGAGGGACAGCACGCGGGCGGAGCTGCGTCTCAGCGTGTTTGA
- a CDS encoding Ubiquitin-conjugating enzyme E2 2, translating to MSTNCKKRLIRDFKRLSSDPPGGISGSPLPDNIMLWNAVIFGPGDTPFEDGTFKLLLTFDESYPNKPPTVKFLSRMFHPNVYANGELCLDILQNRWSPTYDVAAILTSIQSLLHDPNPNSPANAEAAQLYRENMKEYVRRVKVTVEESWLDPEEGGLGEGEGEGGEVEMDEVDREGGEPMEGQHAGGAASQRV from the exons ATGTCGACGAACTGCAAGAAACGGCTGATCCGGGACTTTAAGCGCCTCTCGTCCGACCCGCCAGGCGGGATCTCGGGCAGTCCGCTCCCCGACAATATTATGCTCTGGAACGCTGTCATCTTCGGCCCAG GCGACACCCCCTTCGAAGACGGCACATTCAAGCTCCTCCTCACATTCGACGAGTCCTACCCAAACAAACCCCCCACCGTCAAATTCCTCTCGCGGATGTTCCACCCCAACGTCTACGCGAACGGCGAGCTCTGCCTCGACATCCTGCAGAACCGGTGGTCGCCGACGTACGACGTCGCGGCGATACTGACGAGTATACAGAGCTTGCTGCATGATCCGAACCCGAATAGCCCGGCGAATGCGGAGGCGGCACAGTTGTATAGGGAGAATATGAAGGAGTATGTGAGGAGGGTCAAGGTGACGGTTGAGGAGAGTTGGTTGGATCCGGAGGAGGGGGGTTTGGGCGAGGgtgagggggagggaggggaggtggagatggaCGAGGTTGATAGGGAGGGAGGAGAGCCGATGGAGGGACAGCACGCGGGCGGAGCTGCGTCTCAGCGTGTTTGA